A single region of the Lycium barbarum isolate Lr01 chromosome 2, ASM1917538v2, whole genome shotgun sequence genome encodes:
- the LOC132627012 gene encoding uncharacterized protein LOC132627012: MGKEENELEPKIETAMRSRLQHIKDNADSFTLERVRRLIEEDLELEKYALDVHKGFIKQFLEKLMENADDDGPPKDSQENLEKDAASTNQEKDVLEKDASSTKQEKEVLESPKKQVIEKDIKEPALDEAEMDDSPIMGVMSSNSESVDAQGVKASESSIKKAIWERAAHFRANSESITLAGVRRLLEEDLGLEKNTLDAFKKFIQNQIDEVLTSSEAPKSSSVKRSPEKRSKTAKKSGENSDSFSSRSKNIVEKVKSGKRSVAKETVEKSEGLKKRKKPNSEDNVPAKKKKEVSKKLPDESSDGDTDKSGSEDGQSGSSAEIPAKKKVVKGASANAGYGKRVEHLKSIFKACGMSVAPSIYKRAKQVSDDKREGFLIKELEKILSAEGLSPNPSEKEIKEVKKRKERAKELEGIDLSNIVSDTRRRSTTSFVPPPRPKSPPKKDKNDDKDGDTNEDNVSDDDKDDDDNEVDESSESEEFNEDDNEDSE, encoded by the exons CTCCTTCACTTTGGAGAGGGTGCGTAGGCTGATAGAGGAAGACCTCGAGCTTGAAAAGTATGCTCTCGATGTGCATAAAGGATTCATTAAGCAGTTCTTGGAGAAG CTAATGGAGAATGCTGATGATGATGGCCCCCCTAAGGATTCAcaggaaaatttggaaaaagacgCCGCTTCAACTAATCAAGAAAAAGATGTGCTGGAAAAAGATGCTTCTTCTACTAAGCAAGAAAAAGAAGTGCTCGAGTCCCCTAAAAAGCAAGTGATAGAGAAAGATATCAAAGAGCCAGCACTTGATGAAGCAGAAATGGATGATTCTCCTATAATGGGCGTTATGAGCTCCAATTCAGAGTCAGTGGATGCTCAAGGTGTAAAGGCAAGTGAGAGCTCAATAAAGAAGGCCATCTGGGAGAGAGCTGCTCACTTCAGAGCTAATTCTGA GTCAATAACTCTTGCTGGTGTTCGTCGACTTCTGGAAGAAGATCTTGGTCTTGAGAAAAACACTCTTGATGCCTTTAAGAAGTTCATTCAGAATCAAATAGATGAG GTGTTAACATCTTCTGAAGCTCCTAAATCTAGCAGTGTTAAGAGGAGCCCTGAAAAAAGAAGTAAGACAGCAAAGAAGAGTGGTGAAAACTCTGATTCATTTAGCAGCCGAAGTAAAAATATAGTAGAGAAAGTAAAATCAGGAAAAAGATCTGTCGCAAAAGAAACGGTTGAGAAATCTGAAGGACTGAAGAAACGGAAAAAACCTAATTCAGAGGATAATGTCCctgccaaaaagaagaaagaagtttCTAAGAAGCTGCCAGATGAAAGTAGTGATGGAGACACCGATAAGAGTGGTTCTGAAGATGGTCAATCTGGATCATCTGCTGAAATACCTGCCAAG AAGAAAGTTGTAAAGGGAGCATCAGCTAATGCTGGATATGGAAAACGTGTGGAACATCTGAAATCAATATTCAAAGCTTGTGGGATGAG TGTTGCTCCTTCTATTTATAAGAGAGCCAAGCAGGTATCTGACGACAAGCGTGAGGGCTTCCTGATAAAGGAGTTGGAAAAGATACTTTCTGCAGAAGGACTATCACCGAACCCCAGCGAGAAAG AAATCAAAGAAGTTAAAAAGAGAAAGGAAAGAGCGAAAGAATTGGAAGGCATTGACTTGAGCAACATTGTTTCGGATACACGAAGAAGATCAACGACCAGTTTTGTGCCTCCTCCAAGACCCAAGTCACCTCCTAAAAAAGATAAGAATGATGACAAAGATGGTGATACCAACGAGGATAATGTAAGTGACGACGACAAAGACGATGATGACAATGAAGTTGATGAGAGCAGTGAGAGTGAGGAGTTCAATGAAG ATGATAATGAGGACAGTGAATGA